A segment of the Triticum urartu cultivar G1812 chromosome 1, Tu2.1, whole genome shotgun sequence genome:
AGTAAGAACAAAGGACTCTTACCAAGAGGTTTGTGAGTGGATGCTAAATTTCCTATGGAATGTAGTTCAAAGGAATTCTTAGGAAAAATTCCTGGGATTCAAACCTATGAATCAAACCACCAACGTAGGAAAAATCCTAAGGATTCCAATCCTCTAAATTTCCTAGGAAAATCCTTTGAACCAAAGAGGCCCCGAGAAATGGGCTTGTACAAATATGCATAAGCAAGTTCCATTGCTCGCAATCAAATGAGCTTGAGGATATTATTCAGAGATTCAAGTAAGTTCACATCAGAGGTTGAAAAGCTTCTGTAGTATAGTTCAAAAGGCTAAGAGCTAGTTTGAAATATCAGTTAACAAAGGGCACCAACAGGTATAATGACTGACCCCAACAGGTATAATGGATTCTGCAGCTGAGCCTTACGGCCAAGATTACCACCACTCTCATAACACTGATTAGCTTAACACAAAACTGCACAAATGCCAATATCGCTGCGGTACTAACCGCTGAAGAGTGTTTAGCTAGATAGTTCCTCTGAAAAAAAGTCAGGAACACTGCCGGTGGCCAGTGCTATGCCTATTCCGAGCAAAATGTAAAGGGAAGCAGCAGGTTTGCAGACCTCTATACACACAATCGCAGGATGTACACATCAAATGCCCAAGTGCTACTACTCTCGAGGCATGCTTAGCTCGCTGCCCGATTCACAGTTGTAGGCTGACACTCTGTATATAGGGTTGCCTAAATCCGTTAAGGGTCGGTAATGTTTGTACGGTGCATATTTAAGTTCACACCCTGCTGTGTAGAACCGACGACAGAAAGAACATAAGCGTCGCTTTGGCCGAGTGGTTAAGGCGTGTGCCTGCTAAGTACATGGGGTTTCCCCGCGAGAGTTCGAATCTCTCAGGCGACGATTTTTTTCCTCCTATTTTTGTTTGTCAATTTTGCAATAAATTGTTTCTGTCTAGAGAACTAATTAAGCAATTTTCCCAATAAATTCTCAAGATATTTTCTCAGTAATAAATTTGTAATGTCCAGAAAATTTTCCCCAATCCTGAAACTCCGTATCCACACACTCCAAGCCACAGAAAAGGAATCAAAAGCAAAATTGAGGGGATCAGCAATCAGGCTGTGTGGCCGAGTGGCGACGGACCTGGCGATTGGGCGTGGTCGGGTCGTGGCGCGCCCAGAAGGTGTCGAGGAGGTCGTCGTACTTGCAGGCGGCGGGGTCGTACTGGACGCGGACGACCTCGTTGTGGCCGGTGGCGCCGGTGCAGACGTCCTCGTAGGTGGGGTCATGAAAGGCGCCCTGGCTGTAGCCGACCTCGGTGCGGGTGACCCCGGGCACGCGCTGGAACACCAGCTCCACGCCCCAGAAGCAGCCGGCCCCGAACTGCGCGAACTCGCACCCGGGCGCCGGCTTGTCCTCGTCGGGCCCCTGCGCCAGCGCCGCCGACGCCTCCGACGCGCGCGGGCTTCCCCCGCCCCCCAGCCCCAGCTTCCCGAGCCAGCTCATCGCCGCGAACCCGCCGCCGGTGGTGGTGCCCCGCGGCGCGGTTTGGGGAGCGGGGGCGAGGAACCGACGGTGGTGGTGGGAGGTCGGACGGAGGGCGGCGCCGCCGAGGCGGGAGGCGAGGCGGagcggggaggaggagagggaggcgggTGAGGTGAGGAGGGGAGGCATCGGGGCTTTCTCCTTGCCTTTGCCTTTTGTGGCGGCGTGGCCCAGATGCTTCGTCGGCTCAGTCAGTCCCGGTTGCGTTTGCGTTGCGTCGCTTCGGCTGGTTGGTTGCTGCTCTTTTCTTTTCTCGACGTCCTCCCTCGCTGCCTTGTTGATGATGGAGTCCTGCTTGGCGGGCCGGGTTTGCGGGTTTCATCACCCGTTAAATCGTAAATCTTTTTTTTTTTAGCGAATCAACCTGTAGTTGAGTTGGTTAGGTGAACAGTGGTATATATAACCCATCGGGGTTCAAATCTTGGTACTC
Coding sequences within it:
- the LOC125513744 gene encoding peptide methionine sulfoxide reductase A4, chloroplastic-like is translated as MPPLLTSPASLSSSPLRLASRLGGAALRPTSHHHRRFLAPAPQTAPRGTTTGGGFAAMSWLGKLGLGGGGSPRASEASAALAQGPDEDKPAPGCEFAQFGAGCFWGVELVFQRVPGVTRTEVGYSQGAFHDPTYEDVCTGATGHNEVVRVQYDPAACKYDDLLDTFWARHDPTTPNRQGGDVGTQYRSGIYYYTSEQEKAALESMEKQQKVQNRKIVTEILPAKRFYRAEEYHQQYLAKGGRFGFKQSTEKGCNDPIRCYG